The window AGGTTGTATCAGCTTCTATTGTTGCCCCTGCTGCTTCTAATGCATTTTGTAAAACTGTTTTATTATCTGTTCCATTTTTTTCTAATTCAGTTTTTAAACCATCTAAATCTTTAAAAGTTAATTGTGCTGAACTTGTAGTGTAAATTAATTTGTTTGCATCTTCAATAGTTACACCGTCTCATCCATTTGAAGTTGTGTTATATGCATTACCAGTTCAAGAAGCATTAGAGAAATTACCTTCAACATCAATTGTTGCTTTTTCAATAGCTTCTTTTACATTAGTTTCATTACCATTAGTAAAATAGTTTTCAGGGTTTGCTTTAATATCTTCTGAGATTAAAGTATTAGTGCTTTTTCTAGAAGAAGCATCAGTTGCTGTAGTATCAAAAATTTTACTTAATGATCCTTTTAAATCTACTTCATCCTTTAATACTGGAGTAACTTTTTGAGTTTGTTGCCCATCTTGGTTTCCACCTGTGTTGTTATCACTTGTTGAAGAACAAGAAGAAACAATTATTGGAACTGTTGCAACAATTCCAAAAGCCCCGGTTAATGCCAAAGCTTTCAATAATTTAATTTTTTTAATTTTCATATTTAGTTAATAATTATTACCTTTCAAATTTTGAAATTTTAAAAAAGACAAATTTACCAGTTAAATGAAAAAAGTTAGGAGAAATAACTCAAATTATTTCTCCAAAAACTAAAGAAAATGCAAAAAATCTATGTGCTTTATTTAACTGATGTCTTTATTTAGTCCTCATCTTGGTGATTTTTGGTATATAAATGAAATATGTTAAATGAACAAAAACAAAAAAAGTAGAGTTAATTTGAGTTAACTCTACTTTTTTCTGATATTCATAATTATCAATATATAGACTTTAAAAATATTCAAATTACTTTTCTATATAAAACATTATTATATAAAGAAAAATATTAAAAAGTATTTTTACTTTTTCTTATTATTTTGCTTTTTGTAATTTCTATTTTTATTTACAGTTTTGTTTTTTCTTTTGCCACTATCTGAATTATTTTTATTAAATGTAGCTTTTCTTTTTTTAACCATCAACACAAAAGGAGGTAATACAGATATAGATATAGTTAATCCTAGTGATAACAAAAATAAACTAACTATAAAAATAGAACCATCTATAGTGTAATAATAATTAAATTGATAATATTTATATTCTGCTAATTCATTATTAGTAAGTGTTGGATTAGCTTTTTTAAAATCATTGAATGTTGGGTATTGTTTAAAAAATTCTATTGATTCTTTTGTCTTTTGTTCTTTTTCTAAATTTGATAATTTATTAAACTCACTATTAAAATCTTGTACTAATTCATTAAATGATTTTTCATTGTTATTTAAATCATAATATTCTTTTGCTATTTGATAATTTTTAAATGAATTATAGTTAGTTGCTGAGAAAATAGATCCAAATATTATTAGTAATGCAGAGAATATAAAAATTGCATAATAAATGATAGTTTTATTTACTTTCTTTTTCTTCATAGATAAAAATATGATTTTACAATGGTTCTATTATAGTTTATTAAAATGTATTGAAAGCAATCTTATATATTAGTAATATGTTCTAAAAAGAAAAAAGTAAAGTTATAAAAATTAACTTTACTTTTTTATTTGTAGTTTGCTTAATAAATACAGTTTACAAATTTAATTAAGAATTTACTGTGAAAGTAACATTGAATGAAACTTGTTTAGCAGTATTTGATCCATCTTCTCAAACATAACCATCTTTTGGTGTAGCACTCAAAGTAATAGTATATTGATTATTTCCACCATCTACAGGTTTAATAGATACCGCAGTAAATACACTGTTGTAAATACCAAGTTCAGCTGAGATTTTTTCATTATCTAATGTTGTTTGACCATCTGCCTCTGTTGCATAAGTTAATGCAACCAAAGCTTTATTGGCAGCATTAGCATCATCGTTTTGAATATCAGAACCTTGAACTGTTGGATTAGTAGTTGGTTGTGTAAAGTTTTGTGCTTCATTAATACCAATGTTGTAAGTTAATGTAGTTGTTAATGTAGTTTCAGCAACATTTGTTCCTTTTACTGTAACACTTAAATCTTTAAGTTCTAAGTTTAAGTCTGAAACTGGAATTTGAAGATCATAATTCTTTGTAGTAGGATCTCCTCCACTTTGACCTGGAACTGTTTCTAAAACATTAACATGAAGTAAATCTCTATTTTCTGCTCCATTATTTTTATTTGTAAAACCTAAAGCATTTTGAACAGCATATGTAGCATTAGTAGTTGTAGTTGTACCTGCAGCTGTAAAAATTTCTTGAATTTTTGAATCACTTAGTTGTGTTTTTAAATCACTTAATGATGAAATAGTTAGAGGATTTAATGTGTAATCATATAGAACAGTGTCCATTTGTGCAGAATATCAACCACTGTCCCCAGAATAAGCAGTTCCAATTCAAGTTGATTCTGGGAAATTATGAGATACTGTAATTTCTAAATCACTAACATCACTTAAAGCAGCACCATTTGTAAAGACTGTTTCAAGATTGTTTTTAATTTCTTCTGCTATTTTAGCATTAGTATTTTCAGAAGAAGAATTAGCAGTATCATAGATATCACTCAATGCACCATTTAAAGTAACAGCAGATTGGATTTGTGGAGTAATAGTTTGAGTTTGTGTTCCTCCACCATTATTATCTCCACCTGTATTATTATCACTTGTTGAAGAACAAGATGAAACAATTACTGGAACTGTTGCAACAATTCCAAAAGCCCCGGTTAATGCAAGGGCTTTCAATAATTTAATTTTTTTAATTTTCATATTTAGTTAATAATTATTACCTTTCAAAATTTGAAATTTAAAAAAGACAAATTTACTAGTTAAATAGAAAAATAGATAGTAGAAGTAACGATAATTATTTCTCCAAATAACTTAACTAAATGCAAAAAATATATGTCATTTATTTTATTTTGAGAATTAATTATTAGCTATATCATAGGTTTTTGATATATAAATGAAATATGTTAAATAGATAGAAATACAAAAAGTAGAGTTAATTATCGTTAACTCTACTTTTTTGTTTATAGTTTGTTTAAATTTGAAACAATATTAACTAGTAGCAACCTTAAGGTTTACATCAAATGAAATATCTTTAGGACCTGTTGTTCCATCATCTCAAACATAATTAGTATCATAAGGTGTTGCAGTTACAGTAACTTTATAAACCTTATTTGATCCTGTAATTCCTGAATCAGGTTGAACTTCAGTATTTTCAGTAGCACTTTTAGGAGTGAATTTACAATTATAAATTCCTAAAGCTGCTGAAATTTTATCATCACTTAAAGTATTTCCAGAACTTACATAACCAAGTTTTTGCAATATAGTAGATGCTAATGTTGCTTGTTCAGCTTCTGATTCTGTTTTTGATACATCTGGCGCTGTCCCAGTTTGTTTAAAACTAAGTGTTGCATCTATACCAACATTAAATTTAAAATTAGTTGTAGTTTTTGTAGCTTCTCCTACATTAGTTCCAGCAACTGTAATAGTTAAATTGTTAACAACTAAATTAATGTTAGATACAGGAATTTGTAAATCATAATTAGTTGTAGTAGCTGTTTGGCCTGATGCTACTTGTGGAGTAGATGAAACATTAATATGTAACAAATCATCAGTTAGCCCAATGTTATTATTAACTGCTAAAGTTGTAGTATCAGCAATTGTGGAAACTCCTGCTTTTTCTAATGCTTCTTTTAATGTTGCTTTAACACTTAATTGTGTTTTAAGGTCATTAAGTGAACTGATATTAAGTTGAGGACTTTCAGAAGCATAAACCAATTTGTTTGCTGCACTTATTGTTACATCACCTGAATCAGATTTTCAACCACCTGAAGCTGCATCATAAGTACCACCAGATCAACTATCTCTTTTAAAATCTCCAGCAACAGTAACTTTTAAATCACTTACTTGTTTTAAAGCATCTCCATTATCAAAAACATCACTTAAATGATTGTCTTTAATATCAGCTGCTATTTTTTCATTAGCATTTTGAGTTCCTGTTGAATCAAAAATATCAGATAATGGTCCACTTAGACTAACACTATCTTTTAATTGTGGAGTGATAGTTTGAGTTTGTGTTCCTCCACCATTGCCATCCCCACCTGTATTGTTATCACTTGTTGAAGAACAAGAAGAAACAATTACTGGAACTGTTGCAACAATTCCAAAAGCTCCGGTCATAGCCAAAGCTTTCAATAATTTAATTTTTTTAATTTTCATATTTAGTTAATAATTATTACCTTTCAAAATTTGAAATTTAAAAAAGACAAATTTACTAGTTAAATAGAAAAATTAGTAAGTAGAGATAATAAAGATTACTTCTAAATAAAGGTAATAAAATGCAAATATTTTCTGTACTTTATTTCATATTGATTATTAATTATTAACAATCTAGGTTGTTTTTGGTATATAAATGAAATATGTTAAATAGATAAAAATAAAAAAGGTAGTGTTAATCTTTATTAACTCTACCTTTTTTCTTATATAGCTTGCTTATTTATTTTTAATTAGCTAACTGTAAAATCAGTTGCAAATTGAACTGGTTTTGCAGTGTTAGTTCCATCTTCTCAAACATAACCTGAATTTGGTGTTGCTACAAGATTGAAAGTGAATTTATTAGTAGCATCATCAATTACCAAAGGGTTTTCTGCAGCTAAAGTAAATGTACAATTATAAATACCTAATGCTGCAGCAACTTTGTCATTGTCTATTTGATCTTGTCCGCTAACAGTTGCAGTATATCCTAATGCTTTTAAAGCATTCATTGTTTCTTTGTTGGTTTTAACACTTGCTGCAACAGTAGGTTTCGCACTTGGGTCTACAAATTCAACCACATCATTAATTCCAATGTTGTATGTTAATGTAGTTTTCTCTGTTGTTTCAGCTACATTAGTTCCTTTTACTGTAACACTTAAGTCAGTAAGTTTTAAGTTAAGATCAGACACAGGGATTTGTAAATCATAGTTAGTTGTTCCAGGGTTTGATCCTGTTTTTGTACCTACAACATTAACATGTAGTAAATCTCTATTGTTTGTGTCATCCTTCTTTTTATTAGTAAAACCTAAAGCATTAGCTACACTATATGTAGTATCAGCAGCAGGAGTTACTCCTGTGTCAGTTAAAATTGCTTTAAGTTTAGTATCATCTAATTGAGTTTTTAAATCACTTAATGATGAAATATCAAGTGCTTGAGTTTTTGATGCATATAATAATTTATTAGCATCAGTAATTGTTACATCTTGATTAGAATCAGTTGAGTGTTTTCAATTACCACTTGCTGCATCAAAACTTAATCCTGTTCATGTTGATGCTGGAAATGTGTGAGTAACTGATACTTGTAAGTCATTTACTTTACTTAAATCTTCACCATTTTCAAATACTTCACTAAGATTCTTTTTAATTTCATTTGCAATTAACTCATTTGTTTTTCCAGTATTAGCTGTATCATAAATATTGCTTAAAGCACCTGATAATTTAGATTCAGTTTTAATTTTTGGAGTAATAGATTGAGTTTGTTGATTAGTGTCACCACCATTGTTATTGTTTCCATTATTATCACTTGTTGAAGAACAAGCTGACACAATTACTGGAACTGTTGCAACAATTCCAAAAGCTCCAGTCATAGCCAAAGCTTTCAATAATTTAATTTTTTTAATTTTCATATTTAGTTAATAATTATTACCTTTCAAAATTTGAAATTTAAAAAAGACAAATTTACCAGTTAGATAACAAAAAACATATAGGAGAAATAACTTGAATTATTTCTAAATAAAATTCAACAAAGTGCAAAAAATATATGTGCTTAATTGTTTTTTAGGTATCAATTAATAACTAACTTAGCTATTTTTGATATATAAATGAAATATGTTAGATGAACAAAAACAAAAAAAGTAGAGTTAATTCAAGTTAACTCTACTTTTTTAATTAATAATCATTTTAAAATCAATTAGCTTGTTAGTG is drawn from Malacoplasma penetrans HF-2 and contains these coding sequences:
- a CDS encoding P35 family lipoprotein, with protein sequence MKIKKIKLLKALALTGAFGIVATVPVIVSSCSSTSDNNTGGDNNGGGTQTQTITPQIQSAVTLNGALSDIYDTANSSSENTNAKIAEEIKNNLETVFTNGAALSDVSDLEITVSHNFPESTWIGTAYSGDSGWYSAQMDTVLYDYTLNPLTISSLSDLKTQLSDSKIQEIFTAAGTTTTTNATYAVQNALGFTNKNNGAENRDLLHVNVLETVPGQSGGDPTTKNYDLQIPVSDLNLELKDLSVTVKGTNVAETTLTTTLTYNIGINEAQNFTQPTTNPTVQGSDIQNDDANAANKALVALTYATEADGQTTLDNEKISAELGIYNSVFTAVSIKPVDGGNNQYTITLSATPKDGYVWEDGSNTAKQVSFNVTFTVNS
- a CDS encoding P35 family lipoprotein, which gives rise to MKIKKIKLLKALAMTGAFGIVATVPVIVSSCSSTSDNNTGGDGNGGGTQTQTITPQLKDSVSLSGPLSDIFDSTGTQNANEKIAADIKDNHLSDVFDNGDALKQVSDLKVTVAGDFKRDSWSGGTYDAASGGWKSDSGDVTISAANKLVYASESPQLNISSLNDLKTQLSVKATLKEALEKAGVSTIADTTTLAVNNNIGLTDDLLHINVSSTPQVASGQTATTTNYDLQIPVSNINLVVNNLTITVAGTNVGEATKTTTNFKFNVGIDATLSFKQTGTAPDVSKTESEAEQATLASTILQKLGYVSSGNTLSDDKISAALGIYNCKFTPKSATENTEVQPDSGITGSNKVYKVTVTATPYDTNYVWDDGTTGPKDISFDVNLKVATS
- a CDS encoding P35 family lipoprotein yields the protein MKIKKIKLLKALAMTGAFGIVATVPVIVSACSSTSDNNGNNNNGGDTNQQTQSITPKIKTESKLSGALSNIYDTANTGKTNELIANEIKKNLSEVFENGEDLSKVNDLQVSVTHTFPASTWTGLSFDAASGNWKHSTDSNQDVTITDANKLLYASKTQALDISSLSDLKTQLDDTKLKAILTDTGVTPAADTTYSVANALGFTNKKKDDTNNRDLLHVNVVGTKTGSNPGTTNYDLQIPVSDLNLKLTDLSVTVKGTNVAETTEKTTLTYNIGINDVVEFVDPSAKPTVAASVKTNKETMNALKALGYTATVSGQDQIDNDKVAAALGIYNCTFTLAAENPLVIDDATNKFTFNLVATPNSGYVWEDGTNTAKPVQFATDFTVS
- a CDS encoding P35 family lipoprotein, which produces MKIKKIKLLKALALTGAFGIVATVPIIVSSCSSTSDNNTGGNQDGQQTQKVTPVLKDEVDLKGSLSKIFDTTATDASSRKSTNTLISEDIKANPENYFTNGNETNVKEAIEKATIDVEGNFSNASWTGNAYNTTSNGWDGVTIEDANKLIYTTSSAQLTFKDLDGLKTELEKNGTDNKTVLQNALEAAGATIEADTTLTIKNRVGFTSGDLIHINVEADKSGTQTQYDLQIPTSNLNLSVTGLTIKVSGDNINTNEKTTTNFKYNIGIDSTLGFEQAKGAAPEETANNLSDAATAAKNILVKLGYVTTTGGSDLSNDKISAALGIYNCNFTPKSATEKQGATPDAGVTDANKVYTVTVTATPFNDTYVWDDGSSGEKDFSFDVSLKVN